Sequence from the bacterium genome:
TGGGCATCATGGCCGTCATGAAGTGGGCGATGGGCGTGCCCTCGGGCGGCGCCGGCGGCTCGGGCAGGGCGCCCGCGAGGAACGCGATGCCCAGGCCGGCGAAGACCAGGGCGAGCAGGCCGCCCGCGACGGCAGCCGCGATCCTGATTCCCTTCATGCTCACCACCCCTTCACGTAGGCGACGAGCTGCGTGAGCACCGTGCCCCAGCCGTGCTCGAACCCCATCTCCGCGTGCTGCTGTTTCGTGTCGGGGTTGGCGTGCTGGGCGATGGCCGTGTAGCGCGTGCCGCCATCGCCGTGCGGCTCGAGCAGGATCGTGGCCGTCATGAAGGCGACGTCCTTGGGGCGGTAGCCGGGGCCGAGGGCGTCGGTCCAGACGAGTTTGCGGTTCTCGATCACCTCGAGGAAGCAGCCGGCGTTGGCGGGCTGGGTCTCGCCCTCGGGCGACTGCATGGTGGTGGAGAAGACGCCGCCGGGGCGCAGGTCGATCTCGCAGGCGATGGTCTTCCAGGGGTCGGGCGTGAACCAGTTCACGATATGCTCGGGGCGGGTCCAGGCCTGCCAGACGAGCTCGGGACGGACGTCGACGACGCGCTCGAGCACGAGGTCGAGTTCCGGATCGATGACGGGGCGGGTGGTGCTCATGGGTCCTCCATGGTGGACAGGTAGTCGTCCAGTCGGTCGAGACGACGTTCCCAGGTGTGGCGCTGCTCCTCGAGCCAACGGGTGGTCTCCTGCAGGGCCTGCGGACGCAGTTGGACGATCCGGACGCGCCCGCGCTTGCGGGTCGTGACCAGGCCGGCCGACTCGAGCAGACGCAGGTGCTGCAGGAACGAGGGCAGCGCCAGGTCGAACGGCTCCGCCAGTTCGGACACCGTGGCCGGACGCTGACCCAGGCGCGCCAGCACCGCCCGACGGGTCGGGTGGGCGAGGGCCTGGAAGGTCCGGTCGAGGGTGTCGAGGGCGGCGTTCATGGCGGACAGCATACGCCCGAAAAATACTTAGGTCAATACCTAAGTATCAGGGTTGGGTCCAGGGGTTGTCGGCGTCGGCCAAGGCGAACCCCTCGTCCTTCCAGCCCTCGAGGCCGCCGATCATCTCCTTGACCGGTCGTCCCAGCCGCGCGAGCCTCACCGCGGCCTTGTTCGCGCCGTTGCAATGTGGGCCCGCGCAGTAGACGACGAAGAGCGTGTTGTCCGCCCACGCAGCCATGCGCTTGGCGTCGATCTCGGCATGCTTCAGGTGAAGGGCGCCCGGCACGTGGCCGGCCGCGAACAGGTCGGCGCTGCGCACGTCCAGGAGCACGAAGTCCCGGCGGTCGTTGCTCAGGGCGTGGTGCACGTCCCAGCAGTCGGTCTCGAAGGTGAGTCGGGCTTCGAAGTGGGCGAGAGCAACGGCGGCGTCAGCGGCGGGCACGGCCGCGACCAGGGACCGGAT
This genomic interval carries:
- a CDS encoding rhodanese-like domain-containing protein — translated: MKIRSLVAAVPAADAAVALAHFEARLTFETDCWDVHHALSNDRRDFVLLDVRSADLFAAGHVPGALHLKHAEIDAKRMAAWADNTLFVVYCAGPHCNGANKAAVRLARLGRPVKEMIGGLEGWKDEGFALADADNPWTQP
- a CDS encoding SRPBCC family protein, whose amino-acid sequence is MSTTRPVIDPELDLVLERVVDVRPELVWQAWTRPEHIVNWFTPDPWKTIACEIDLRPGGVFSTTMQSPEGETQPANAGCFLEVIENRKLVWTDALGPGYRPKDVAFMTATILLEPHGDGGTRYTAIAQHANPDTKQQHAEMGFEHGWGTVLTQLVAYVKGW
- a CDS encoding winged helix-turn-helix transcriptional regulator, which translates into the protein MNAALDTLDRTFQALAHPTRRAVLARLGQRPATVSELAEPFDLALPSFLQHLRLLESAGLVTTRKRGRVRIVQLRPQALQETTRWLEEQRHTWERRLDRLDDYLSTMEDP